The sequence below is a genomic window from Deltaproteobacteria bacterium.
CGGCGCTACTTCGAGGTGGACGCCGAATCGGTGGTCATCGCCACGCTGCACGCCCTGGCCCGGAAGGGCAAGATCGACAAGACGGTGGTGGAAAGGGCCTTGCGCGAGCTGCGCTACAATCCGTCCAAGCCTCATCCCGGAATGGCAACCTAGATCTCATGGACGTAACGCTTCCCAAACTGGCTGAAGGGGCCGATTCCGGCACCGTGGTCAACGTCTTCGTCGTCGAAGGCGAGCAGGTTCAACTGGACCAGACCCTGCTGGAGCTCGAGAACGAAAAGGCGGTGGCGCCCATTCCGTCCACGGTTGCGGGCACGGTCGTCCGGGTCCATGTCCTGGTGGGCCAGGTCGTTTCGGTGGGTCAGGTGTTGGTGACCATCGAGGAGGGACCGGCGGCAACCCCGCACGCGCCGCGAGCGGCGGCGCCGGCCGCGGAAGTGCCCGCCTCCGCGGAAGAGCCGGCCCCGGCGCCCGCCGTAGATGGAAAAGCTCCGGCCGCGGCCGCGCCGGAGGCACACGTGCACGTTTCCAGCAGCGGCGCGCCGCCGCCGGCCTCGCCCACGATACGCAAGATCGCGCGGGAGTTGGGCATCGATCTCACACGCGTGAAGGGCAGCCAGCGCGGCGGGCGCATCGTCATGGCCGACGTGCGCGCCTACATCCAGGGGCTTCAGGAAATGGCCCTCAAGCCTGCCGCTCCGGCCGCCGCCCCCGAGGCCGACGTCCCGCGGACCCTGGACCTCAGCATGTGGGGGCCGAGCAAGCGCGAGCGCATGTCGCCGCTGCGGCGCACCATCGCGCAGCGCATGACCGAGTCCTGGACCACGGTGCCGCACGTCACCCAGTTCGACGACGCGGACATCACCGACCTCATGGCGCTGCGGAAACGGCACGCGCGCGCCTACGAGAAGGCGGGCGCCCGTTTGACGCTGACCTCCTTCGCCATCAAGGCGGCGGTGTCCGCGCTGGCGAAGTACCCCGCCTTCAAGACCAGCATCGACTACCAGGCGCTGGAGATCGTCACACGGGACTACGTCCACATCGGCGTGGCGGTGGACACCGAGGCCGGCCTCATCGCGCCGGTGATCCGCGACGTGGACAAGAAGGACCTGCTGGAGCTGTCCAGGGAGCTCGACGAGCTGGCGGAGCGGACCCGGCAGCGCAAGTTGTCGGCGGACGAGATGCAGGGCGCCACCTTCACCATTTCGAATCTCGGAAGCATCGGCGGCGCCCACTTCACGCCCATCGTCAACAGCCCGCAGGTGGCGGTGCTGGGAATGGGACGGGGCGTGCTCCGTCCGGTGGTCCGGGAGAAGAAGGTGACGCCGCGGCTGGTGCTGCCGCTGGCGCTCTCCTACGATCACCGGGTCATCGACGGCGCCGACGGCGCGCGCTTCCTGCGCGAGATCGTGCGCTGCCTGGAAGAATACGCCGAAAACGACATCAAGCCCGACTAGGAGATCCGTGGAACCCATCCAAACGGAAATCGTCGTCGTGGGCGCCGGCCCGGGAGGCTATGCCGCGGCATTCTATGCGGCGGACCTGGGCAAGAAGGTGCTCCTGGTGGAGCGGGACGAGCGCCTGGGCGGCGTGTGCCTCAATCGCGGCTGCATCCCCTCCAAGGCGCTGTTGCACGCCACGCACGTCATCGACGAGGCGGAACTGTCGGCGGAGCGGGGCGTGGCCTTCGGCAAGCCCAAGGTCAAGCTCGACAAGCTGCGCGAGTGGAAGGAATCCATCATCGACAAGCTGGCTCACGGGCTGGAGGGCTTGTGCGCCCGCCGCGGGGTCCAGCGCATCCACGGCCGCGGCCACTTCGAGGACTCCCGCACCCTGCGGGTGGAGACCGCCGAAGGACAGCAGTTCATCAACTATGACAAGGCCATCATCGCGGTGGGCTCGAAGCCGGCCATGCCGGCGGCCTTCGACCTGGGAAACCGCCGGATCATGACCTCCACCGAGGCGCTGGAGCTGGAGGACGTGCCGGGCCGGCTGCTGGTGGTGGGCGGCGGCTACATCGGCATGGAGCTGGGCATGGTGTATGCTCGGCTGGGTAGCGAGATCGTCATGGTGGAGGCGTTGGACCAGCTCCTGTCCGGCGTGGACCCCGACCTGGTACGGCCCGTTGCCAAGGTGGCCGGGGCGGCGTTCAAGGACGTCCGGCTCAAGACCAAGGTGCTGCGCATGGCCACAAGCGGCAGGAAGATCAAGGTGGCCGTGGAGGTCAACGGCAACACCCGCGAGGAGACCTACGACCGGGTGCTCGTCAGCGTCGGCCGCACGCCGAGCTACGAGGACCTAGGCCTCGAGAACACCGGGGTGAGGATCGGCGCCAACGGCTTCATCGAGTGCAACGGTGAGCAGCAGACCGGCGACCCGGCCATCTACGCCATCGGCGACGCCAACGGCGGCGCGTTGCTGGCGCACCGCGCCACCAAGGAGGCGCGGGTGGCGGTGGAGGTCATCACCGGCGAGTCGAGCACCATCGCGGACGTGGTCATCCCGGCGGTGGTCTTCACCGAGCCCGAGGTGGCCTGGTGCGGCCTGACCGAACAGGAGGCCAAGGCCGGGGACGTCGCCGTAGAGGTCGTCAAGTTCCCCTGGGGCGCTTCCGGGCGGGCGCTTACCCTGGACCGTCCCGAGGGCCTCACCAAGCTGGTGCTCGAACCCGGGACGGAGCGCATCCTCGGCGTGGGCATCACCGGCGCGGGCGCCGGTGAGCTGATCGGCGAAGGCGTGCTCGCCGTCGAGATGGGCGCCACCGCCAGGGACCTGGCGGAGTCCGTGCATCCCCATCCCACGCTTTCCGAGACCCTGATGGAATGCGCCGAAGCGTTCTACGGCACCGCCACCCACACCGCCCCGCGCAAGCGTCCCCGAACCGCCGGGACAGCCGCCCGGCAGGCCTCCTGAGCGCCTCGCGCTTGACTTGAAAAAGGCGATTTGTTACCGAAAATCTCAGAGCCCGCTGGGGCCGGCATTCCCAGGAGGAAGTGAATGACCTACGTGATTGCAGAGCCTTGTGTCGACGTGAAGGACACGGCTTGCGTCGATGTCTGTCCCGTCGATTGCATCCACCCGACCAAGAACGACCCCGAGACATTCGAGAAAGAGAACATGCTCTACATCGATCCGGAGGAGTGCATCGACTGCGGCGCGTGCGAGCCGGTCTGCCCGGTGGAGGCGATCTTCGAGGAGGCGGCGCTCCCGGAAAAGTGGGAGGAGTACACCCAGATCAACGCCGACTGGTTCCAGAAGTAGCCGCGGCATCCGTTCCCGGCGCGTTGCGCGGGCCGGTATCATCGTCCGGCCCGTCCGAATCCCCGTCCCGTATCCCGTCCCGCACCACCTCGTCGTACCCGAAGTTCCGGCAGAAGCTCCGCACCAGCAGGGCCTTGACTTCATCCATGGAAACGGCCCGGCGCGCCTCCCGCTCAATGGAGGTCACCTCGGCCCAGTCCAGGCCGCAAGGGACGATTCTGCGGAAGTAGTCCAGGTCCGGCGCCACATTGAGGGCGGCGCCGTGATACGTGACCCCCCGTTTGACGGCGATGCCGATGGCGCAGATCTTGCGCGTGTCGATCCACACGCCGGTCCACGGCGGCCGGCGCCCCGCGTCCAGGCCGAAGGACGCCAGGACCTCGATGATGGCCTGTTCGAGTGCGTTCAGGTAAAGGTGGACGGCCCGGCGCTGCCTGGATTCGAGATCGATAATGGGATAGACGACGAGCTGTCCCGGCCCGTGGTAGGTGACGTCGCCGCCGCGGCTGGTGGCGAGCACGGGAACCTCGCCGGCATCGAGGACGTGCGCGCGCGCGTCGCGCCGCCCGGTGGTGAAGACGTGCGGATGCTCGACCAGGATGAGGCAGTCGTCCGCGGCCGCGCGGATCCTGCGCTCGAGGATACGGTGTTGAACCGCCAGCGCCGCCTCGTATTCGAGGCGCCGCAGGTCGACGACGTGAAGCGATTTGGACATTTTCCGAGGGCGGGCGAGGCCGCGCGTTCCCGGCTTGCGCCGCTCCCTCCACCCATAGCACATCGGCCCGGGAATCAAACCCGCACCGCGGGAGCGTTTGCGCGCCACCGTGGCGCGGCGCGTTGTTGACTCACCGGCGGCGCCGCATTATGAATCGACACTATCCCTGCTCCCAGGCAGGCAGGCTCAGGCAGAACGGAGCGGATGCAGTGACGGGAACCATCAAGAAGATCCTCAGGGACAAGGGATTCGGCTTCATCGAGCCGGACGACGGCGGCGACGATGTCTTCTTTCATCGCGGCAGCGGCGCTCCACGAGTCCAGTTCGAGGATTTCGGCGAGGGCGACAGCGTGCAGTTCCAGACACGGGCGGGCGACAAGGGGCCGGTCGCCTTCGGCTTGAAGCTCCGCTGAGTCCTTGTTTCCGTATCCCCGACTCCATCATGACGCGCGATGACGGGCAGGCGGACGCGGCATACGCGGGCCGGGCGGCAGCGACCCGGACGTTCACGGAGCATTTCGAGCGCTTGCGGGAACGCTATCTTCCGGAGGTCCTCGTGCTTCTGGAGGACGTCGTTCGCGAGGCCGCGCTGACCGGTTCGGGGCTGGCGGAGATGTGCCGCTACCAGTTCGACACGGGCGGAAAGCGGCTGCGCGCGTTGCTGCCGCTGCTGGTGGCGGACTGCCTGGAAGAGGATCCCGCCAAGACGCTCGCCATGGGCGCCGCCTGCGAGATGGTGCACAACGCCACGCTGGTGCACGACGACGTGCAGGACGGGGACGAGGCGCGCAGGGGCCGGG
It includes:
- a CDS encoding 2-oxo acid dehydrogenase subunit E2, yielding MDVTLPKLAEGADSGTVVNVFVVEGEQVQLDQTLLELENEKAVAPIPSTVAGTVVRVHVLVGQVVSVGQVLVTIEEGPAATPHAPRAAAPAAEVPASAEEPAPAPAVDGKAPAAAAPEAHVHVSSSGAPPPASPTIRKIARELGIDLTRVKGSQRGGRIVMADVRAYIQGLQEMALKPAAPAAAPEADVPRTLDLSMWGPSKRERMSPLRRTIAQRMTESWTTVPHVTQFDDADITDLMALRKRHARAYEKAGARLTLTSFAIKAAVSALAKYPAFKTSIDYQALEIVTRDYVHIGVAVDTEAGLIAPVIRDVDKKDLLELSRELDELAERTRQRKLSADEMQGATFTISNLGSIGGAHFTPIVNSPQVAVLGMGRGVLRPVVREKKVTPRLVLPLALSYDHRVIDGADGARFLREIVRCLEEYAENDIKPD
- the lpdA gene encoding dihydrolipoyl dehydrogenase, whose amino-acid sequence is MEPIQTEIVVVGAGPGGYAAAFYAADLGKKVLLVERDERLGGVCLNRGCIPSKALLHATHVIDEAELSAERGVAFGKPKVKLDKLREWKESIIDKLAHGLEGLCARRGVQRIHGRGHFEDSRTLRVETAEGQQFINYDKAIIAVGSKPAMPAAFDLGNRRIMTSTEALELEDVPGRLLVVGGGYIGMELGMVYARLGSEIVMVEALDQLLSGVDPDLVRPVAKVAGAAFKDVRLKTKVLRMATSGRKIKVAVEVNGNTREETYDRVLVSVGRTPSYEDLGLENTGVRIGANGFIECNGEQQTGDPAIYAIGDANGGALLAHRATKEARVAVEVITGESSTIADVVIPAVVFTEPEVAWCGLTEQEAKAGDVAVEVVKFPWGASGRALTLDRPEGLTKLVLEPGTERILGVGITGAGAGELIGEGVLAVEMGATARDLAESVHPHPTLSETLMECAEAFYGTATHTAPRKRPRTAGTAARQAS
- the lipB gene encoding lipoyl(octanoyl) transferase LipB, whose translation is MSKSLHVVDLRRLEYEAALAVQHRILERRIRAAADDCLILVEHPHVFTTGRRDARAHVLDAGEVPVLATSRGGDVTYHGPGQLVVYPIIDLESRQRRAVHLYLNALEQAIIEVLASFGLDAGRRPPWTGVWIDTRKICAIGIAVKRGVTYHGAALNVAPDLDYFRRIVPCGLDWAEVTSIEREARRAVSMDEVKALLVRSFCRNFGYDEVVRDGIRDGDSDGPDDDTGPRNAPGTDAAATSGTSRR
- a CDS encoding cold shock domain-containing protein, which translates into the protein MTGTIKKILRDKGFGFIEPDDGGDDVFFHRGSGAPRVQFEDFGEGDSVQFQTRAGDKGPVAFGLKLR